GGCACCTCTTTGCCTTCATCTTTCTGATGGGCGCCGGCTACACCCTCCTCCAGGACGGGCATGTGCGGGTGGACATCATCTACCAGCAGCTGGGACCGCGCGCCCGGGCCTGGATCAACCTGATCGGGGTCATTTTTTTTCTCCTGCCGGGCTGCTACCTGATTTTTTCCACCTCCCTGAAATTCGTCTACAACTCCTGGAGCATCCTCGAAGGCTCCCCCGATCCCGGCGGCATCCCCTACCGCTTCATCATCAAGGCTGCCATCCCGGCCGGCTTTCTGCTGGTGGCCTTGCAGGGGGTTTCACTGGGCATCAAAAGCTGGTTCACCATCCGCGGCCTTGACCAGCCGCAAGAGCGGGAGGGGCGCTGATGGAATACCTGCCCGCCTGGATGTTTCTCGCCCTGACGATTCTCCTGATGGCCGGCTTCCCGGTCACCTTCACCCTGCTCGGCACCGCCCTTTTTTTCGGCCTGATCGGTTTCGGCTGGTCCTTTTTCAACCTGCTGCCGCTGCGGATCTGGGGCGTCATGACCAACGTCACCCTGCTGGCGGTGCCGCTTTTCGTTTTCATGGGGGTCATGCTGGAGCGCTCGGGGCTGGCCGAGGAGTTGCTGGACACCATGGGGCTGGTGTTCGGACGAATCCGCGGCGGGCTGGCAATATCGGTGATCGTGGTGGGCGCCCTGCTGGGCGCCTCAACCGGCATCGTGGGCGCCACCGTGGTCACCATGGGCCTGCTGGCGGTCCCAACCATGCTGAAACGC
Above is a window of Desulfobacteraceae bacterium DNA encoding:
- a CDS encoding TRAP transporter small permease subunit; translation: MESLKRLCNWIDTLNSWIGRGVSWVTGLVVAVVFIDVVMRYTIQMSFVFTQELEWHLFAFIFLMGAGYTLLQDGHVRVDIIYQQLGPRARAWINLIGVIFFLLPGCYLIFSTSLKFVYNSWSILEGSPDPGGIPYRFIIKAAIPAGFLLVALQGVSLGIKSWFTIRGLDQPQEREGR